The following proteins come from a genomic window of Trueperaceae bacterium:
- a CDS encoding phytoene synthase, whose product MRPLGSGRSLVSLQAAINYAQGVTREHSSTFFFGSKFFGRNTRIAIQIIYAACRSGDDSVDEACNRDDAKSRLALWWQVINQAYGDERCLEDPLAVGLRWVVERFPIPFSAFEELHLGLLSDISFKQFKSCDELMVYCRRVAGVIGLLVTPITGYRGGPETLDYAVALGNAMQLTNILRDVGEDLNNGRCYLPDELLEKYDVSVDDLSQGRATKGYFALLEELIGKAKGLYRIGWKGIPRLHGSAGIAVGIAALSYEGILTKLENNQYNNLTQRAHLKPVERVSVIPRVLLEIFVRTRAS is encoded by the coding sequence TTGCGGCCATTAGGTTCTGGTAGATCTTTAGTGAGTCTCCAAGCGGCCATTAATTATGCCCAGGGCGTAACCCGGGAACACTCTAGTACGTTCTTTTTTGGGTCGAAGTTCTTCGGACGAAATACTCGGATCGCTATCCAGATTATATACGCGGCTTGTAGAAGTGGCGATGACTCTGTTGACGAGGCTTGCAATCGTGATGATGCCAAATCACGACTTGCTTTATGGTGGCAGGTAATTAACCAAGCTTATGGAGACGAACGGTGTCTTGAGGACCCTTTAGCTGTTGGCTTACGTTGGGTTGTTGAGCGTTTCCCGATACCATTTTCAGCCTTTGAGGAACTCCACCTCGGGCTCCTCAGCGACATTTCTTTTAAGCAATTTAAGTCATGTGATGAACTTATGGTTTATTGCCGTCGTGTTGCTGGCGTGATTGGATTGCTCGTTACTCCGATCACTGGTTATCGGGGTGGTCCCGAGACTCTGGATTATGCAGTAGCTCTTGGTAATGCTATGCAACTCACTAACATTTTGAGGGATGTCGGTGAGGATCTTAATAATGGTCGTTGTTATCTTCCAGACGAACTCCTAGAAAAATATGATGTTTCGGTGGACGATCTTTCTCAAGGAAGGGCTACTAAGGGGTACTTCGCCTTACTTGAAGAACTTATAGGAAAGGCTAAAGGGTTGTACCGTATCGGTTGGAAAGGTATACCCCGCCTTCACGGTAGCGCCGGCATAGCGGTTGGAATTGCGGCTCTCAGCTATGAAGGCATTCTGACCAAATTAGAAAACAACCAATACAATAATCTCACGCAGCGTGCTCACTTAAAGCCCGTTGAAAGGGTTTCCGTTATCCCGAGAGTTTTATTAGAGATTTTCGTGAGAACAAGAGCTAGTTGA